The genomic stretch CAGCTCCGCACCGCGGTGCCGGGCAGGGGCCGGgcaggagccgccgccgccgcccccggcccggccctgccgtCCCGGCCGGTGCCTCCCTCTGTCTCCCCCCGCCCCAGGACGCGCTCGGGCCGGGACAGACCATGAGCGATGACCCAACACCCTGGGACAACGCGACCGAGAGCGCCACGGTGagtcctgcctgtccctgcccgtccctgccttccctccccGCGCCGCCAGCCCCGGGGTCCCGCGGGAGCGGGGGCTGGattttgggagctgtgggaTTCTCGTGGCTGCCGTGGGGCCGGCGTCTTCGCGCGGGTGGGGACGGCAGCAGCCCCGCCGTCACCCCGTGCTCCGGGAGTGGGTGACAGCTCTCAGTGCCCCGCGCACCGCTCTGGGTGCCGGGGGCCTGGGGGCCGCTGCCGGATCGGCCCCTCTCCCCCGGGCAGCGAGCACCGACCCCCGCGGCGGGGCAGGGTTGGGGGTCCTGTCGCCGTCTCCATCCCCAACCCCGTTCCCACTCCCGCCCGGcgcgggggccgcgggcggcTCAGCTCCCCCGGCTGCCGTTGCCTTGGTGCAGGCAGGGcccgggggcggcgcggggtGGGGGGGACGGGGAGGCTCCGGGGAGCAGCGCTGGCGTCAGCGCGGCGGGGGCAGGTTTGGGGCGGGCCGGGGTCTCCCCGCACGTCCCCGCGGCTCAGCTCCTCGGGCCCGGGCAGGCGGTGCCCGGCGAGGTGTCCCCTCAGGATGGGTAcgtgctgctcctggccctgctctccaTCTTCATCGGGGGCACGCTGGTGCTGCTCTCGGGCATCCTGATCATCTGCCGCCGCTGCTGCGAGGCTGACCGCCGGCACTCCAGGTGGGCAGGCGGTGACGCCACTGTCCCCGGGGTGTGTGGCACCGCCAGGAGGGTCGGGGGGGGTCTGGCCCGGGCACCTCTGAGCCTCCTCCCTCCGCAGAGCCAGCGATGATCCCGAGAAAACCAACACCACTTACCTGGATGACTCGCAGCAGGCGCAGGGTGAGTGACCCGAGTGCTGCGCTGACCCCCCCCAGTTCCATCCCAAATTTCGGGGAGGGGgtgaggcagctcctgggccCTCCCCTCCCaaggtgcagcccccagcccctcagcagtGGCCACCACACACCCCTTGTGCCCTCCACTGTCCATCCCTGGCTGTGGTGGGGGGCTGGCAGCCGGGAGTGGGGAATTCCGGGCTGGCATTGAGGCCCTGGGTGCAGCAAGTTTGCCAAGTTTTAGCTGGAGAAGCTGGGGCTCGCCACGGTGCGGGGAGCTGGTTGCTGACCCCCTTCTCTGCAGATATCACAGGAAAAGCGGAGGACCCCGAGTGCCTGTCATCCTCCAGCTACCGGGATGCGGAGAGCGAGCGGTTCctgtcctccagctcctccactgCCCGGCGCGTCTCCTTCAACGAGGCCGCGCTCTTTGACCAGGGCAAGAAGACCcaggagaaggggaggaggtGAAGCTCGGGGCTGAGGAGGGCGCAGGGGGTTGGGGCTGCCCCTCCTGACCCAGCTGTCCCACAGGTACACGCTGACAGAGGGGGATTTCCACCACCTGAAGAACGCCCGCCTGACTCACCTGCACCTCCCGCCGCCTGCCCTCAAGATTGTCACCATCCACGAGTGCGAGTCCAGCGAGAACAGCCTGGCCATGACCCCCCGCCTGCCCCCGCCCAAGCCCGGTCTCGCCATCTTCCAGGTGAGCCCCCAGCACCTGAGGGACAGGTGGGACACTGGGGCCGGGCCTCCTGCCACACCCCAGGGAGGCACGGCCGGGCCCAACGTGGGAGTCTCAGGGCATTGCTGGAAGTGGAGACAGGAGGTCCTGGGGTGCAGAGGCCCCTCCTGGTCCCCACCCTCGCACAGACCCCCCTGAGCGTGCTCTGCCTTGCAGCCCCCCGCGGGGGCCCTGCCCCGGCCAGTGCTCCCCAGCCATGCCGTgggccccagctctgccctgcccggAGACACCTACAACTCCACCGTGGACACCAGCTTCACAGAGGCCAGCCTGTCCGCCTCCTCCGACTCCGGGGAGGGGCCCTCGGtgagtgctggggctgggggccgggactgggcaggggaaggggccGCCAGCCTGCACAGCCCCGAGGGTCCGATCCCGCTTCCTCCCCGCTCGCCCagatcccatccctgccccccTGCTCCGTGCCAGGGCTCGGGGAGAGACGTGGGCATCCAGCTAGAAACAGGCTGTGCCCCCCCGCCCCGTCCCTGCCCCGGGGGACATTTGTGcatctgctgcagcccagctctgcgGAGCGGACAAAGGAGCCGAGCGGGATgcgggggggctgggggggcatGCTCGGGTCCGAGCGGGCGCTGACGGCCCCCTCCCCGTACCCCCAGTTCACAGCAACACCCAGGAGCGGGAAGGCAGCcggggcgggcagcgccggccccggGGAGCCCCCCCCCGACCCCCCCCCAGGGCACCGTGCTGCAGTTCTTCACCCGCCTGCGTCGCCACGCCAGCCTGGACGGGGCCAGCCCCTACTTCAGGATCAAGAAGTGGAAGCTGGAGAGCACCCAGCGGGCGTCCAGCCTGGACACCAGAGGTGGGGGGTCAGCGggggccccgcggggccgcgcaGGGTGGGTGGGCACGCGTGGGTGGGGGGGCTGCTGGTGCCGCTTGGGTTtgttcccccagccctgccctgcgcCCCCCAGGGTCCCCCAAGCGCCGGCAGTTCCAGAGGCAGCGGGCGGCCAGCGAGAGCATGGACCAGGAGGACCGGGACCCCCATCAGACCGACATCATCCAGTACATTGCCCACACGGACGACGTGGCCTTCCACCCCGCGGGGGgccccttcctgccctcccccGCCAGCCCCCCACCCTCTCTCGGCAGGTATTTTTCAGTAGATAAGAGGGGACGGGGATGGGTCAGCCGGGCGCCGGGAAGGCTCCGAAGGACCCCGCGCTGCCCTGGGCATGGGGGGCGCCCAGCACTGCGGCTCTGCCGGGGCAACCGGGTCTGGGGtgaggaggggtctggggggtgGCTGGTGACCGGGAGGTTGGGTTGGGGCGCGGGCACGGTGCTGAGGGCAGCATGGAGGACCGGGTGGCACCGCGGCACCGCTGTGGGGCCTGCAGGGGCCGGGCTGGCGCATCCCTGCCCGCCGCCCGCGGGGTCTGTGCGGTCCCTGACGTGACACCGGGGTGGTGCCCGCAGGCTAGAGCCGGGCGAGGGGGCAGCGGGCAGCCCCGGCGAGCCCGGCGTGCCCGAGCAGCCCAGCGCCTACCACGACATCTGGAGCCTGCGCGCATCGCTGGAGCTGTACGCGGCCTCGGAGCGCAGCAACGACCAGGACTCGGTGCGCAGCGACGGCGGGGACAGCGTCTCCTCCGCCAGCGGCgtgcccccctgcccctccccttccctggacGAGG from Hirundo rustica isolate bHirRus1 chromosome 26, bHirRus1.pri.v3, whole genome shotgun sequence encodes the following:
- the CBARP gene encoding LOW QUALITY PROTEIN: voltage-dependent calcium channel beta subunit-associated regulatory protein (The sequence of the model RefSeq protein was modified relative to this genomic sequence to represent the inferred CDS: deleted 1 base in 1 codon) produces the protein MSDDPTPWDNATESATAVPGEVSPQDGYVLLLALLSIFIGGTLVLLSGILIICRRCCEADRRHSRASDDPEKTNTTYLDDSQQAQDITGKAEDPECLSSSSYRDAESERFLSSSSSTARRVSFNEAALFDQGKKTQEKGRRYTLTEGDFHHLKNARLTHLHLPPPALKIVTIHECESSENSLAMTPRLPPPKPGLAIFQPPAGALPRPVLPSHAVGPSSALPGDTYNSTVDTSFTEASLSASSDSGEGPSFTATPRSGKAAGAGSAGPGEPPPTPPQGTVLQFFTRLRRHASLDGASPYFRIKKWKLESTQRASSLDTRGSPKRRQFQRQRAASESMDQEDRDPHQTDIIQYIAHTDDVAFHPAGGPFLPSPASPPPSLGRLEPGEGAAGSPGEPGVPEQPSAYHDIWSLRASLELYAASERSNDQDSVRSDGGDSVSSASGVPPCPSPSLDEAEGPEEKFWGRTKTEESEPGTRKLLQMDSGYASIEAPSRGGEEGPPKDQTASEKRICFTSAGRKGTIFESFEGREPEEEEEEEEEEEVGSTTLGAAGGGHLRPHSPLAWSPYGQMFPGREGLPRRDYSIDEKTDALFNAFVRHDPQFDESPLRGKHRSRTHLRKQWQHTKQFSDPGVRYPALERHRTPLRRGDSANYPLDSRFHSPLPRIVSAGDEEAAEAADGVPPAPALPDPEIQVIVEEPGEAAPEPKAGSEPPEDDDCPGPGRCLGLGSGSELMDKIAGGLEERLYGHLRKAAERETPECKVAVAASDVPPDHSTV